The window AACGCGATCGCCAACGGTGTGCTGCGCCTGCTGCGCATTCCGCCCGCCGACGAGGTGCGGTCCACCTACACGCGGGACGAGGTCGCCGAGCTCGTCGAGGAGTCGCACCGCGAGGGCCTGCTCGACGCCGAGGAGTACGAGCTGCTCCACGGCGCGCTGGAGTTCGAGGACCGCTCGGTCGAACGCCTCGTCATCCCGGAGTACGCGTTCAGCACGGTCTCGCGGGCCGCCACGTGCGGCGACGTCGAGGCCCGCTGCGCCGCCACCGGGTTCTCCCGGTTCGGCGTCCGTGACGACGAGTCGCTCGTGGGTTACGTCCACGTCAAGGACGTCCTCCGCGACGCCGGTCCGGACGAGCCCATGCCGCCCGACGCGATCCGTCCGCTCGTCCGCGTGTCCGCCGACGCGCCGCTCTCCGAGGCGCTCCGGGTTCTGCAGGCCGCCGGGAGCCACCTCGCGGCCGCGACCGACGCGACCGGACGCATCCGCGGCGTCCTCATGCTCGAGGACGTTCTCGAGGAACTCGTCGGCGAGGTCCGCGACTCCAGTCG of the Sporichthya polymorpha DSM 43042 genome contains:
- a CDS encoding hemolysin family protein, producing MSDSTALGVAVLLLAFNAFFVGAEFALISARRTQIEPRAAAGSRAAEITLGAMGNVSQMMAGAQLGITICSLGLGAIGEPAVAHLLEPWLERAGLPEDALHPIAFAVALTLVVALHVVLGEMVPKNIAIAGPERAALVLGPALVAVVAVLKPFVVSLNAIANGVLRLLRIPPADEVRSTYTRDEVAELVEESHREGLLDAEEYELLHGALEFEDRSVERLVIPEYAFSTVSRAATCGDVEARCAATGFSRFGVRDDESLVGYVHVKDVLRDAGPDEPMPPDAIRPLVRVSADAPLSEALRVLQAAGSHLAAATDATGRIRGVLMLEDVLEELVGEVRDSSRRVPGA